From the Glandiceps talaboti chromosome 12, keGlaTala1.1, whole genome shotgun sequence genome, one window contains:
- the LOC144443096 gene encoding putative ammonium transporter 2: protein MNAVMSNLSNFTEEEFNPADYGHGEHFVWRDDATWILTCAFIIFTMQSGFGLLESGSVSSKNEANIMVKNAIDVIFGGLSYWAFGYGLSFGVDKYSNPFCGVGHFFLDATDKYVGSLFSNYFFQASFATTATTIVSGAMAERTKLEAYIVFSFLNTFIYCIPCHWIWGKNGWLKQLRVIDIAGTGAVHLVGGTTGLIATLMLKPRHGRFEKGKKFSMGNPTNVLLGMFMLWWGWLGFNCGSSYGITGNKWILASRAAVTTINAAVGGGAMAILLSYVMKKRKFDIGYLVDGILGALVSVTAICAYASLWAGMAIGVIGATISCLGSELMQILKVDDPVGVVPVHFLSAIWGMLSVGLFIKKDPYAQASDRNGLFYGGGAYILGIQTLAVVSIIIWTSVLSIIVFVLIDLTIGLRLPLNEELLGSDIVEHGLHSNISYDKSSRNASKDSDEIHTQKKKPRKFRFVNFVKPKKKRRSKERMNAKHRNVSRIHGNSRRVCESRTSSTPLEITDNFTNSTANEIFIRDDTDSDYQGDAVAAVSFMNLRNGGFIDDDGVRSPNTGVAQPQSCLENCPDKMNDCHVNALDNCTLAIGEVMTKRVSIPKEIWGENHSVNIINYKKDGKEITLIV, encoded by the exons ATGAATGCTGTTATGTCAAATCTCTCAAATTTTACTGAAGAAGAATTTAATCCAGCGGATTATGGTCATGGCGAACACTTCGTCTGGCGAGATGACGCAACTTGGATTTTAACCTGTGCTTTCATTATTTTCACGATGCAGTCAGGATTTGGACTTCTTGAGTCAGGATCTGTTTCGTCAAAAAATGAAGCCAACATTATGGTTAAAAATGCCATAGATGTCATATTTGGCGGACTGTCGTATTGGGCCTTTGGTTATGGTCTAAGCTTTGGGGTCGATAAATACAGCAATCCTTTCTGTGGTGTTGGTCACTTTTTCCTTGATGCAACGGATAAATACGTCGGGTCGCTATTTTCGAATTACTTTTTCCAAGCTTCCTTTGCTACAACGGCTACAACCATCGTTAGTGGTGCAATGGCTGAACGTACAAAACTCGAAGCctatattgtattttcattcCTGAACACTTTTATCTACTGTATTCCTTGTCATTGGATTTGGGGAAAGAATGGATGGCTGAAACAACTGCGCGTTATTGATATCGCAGGAACGGGAGCCGTTCACCTGGTTGGAGGTACGACCGGATTGATTGCCACACTCATGTTGAAACCAAGACATGGACGTTTCGAGAAGGGCAAGAAATTCAGCATGGGAAATCCAACAAACGTTCTCCTTGGCATGTTTATGTTATG GTGGGGATGGCTTGGCTTTAACTGTGGAAGTTCGTATGGAATCACGGGAAATAAATGGATCTTGGCATCCAG AGCGGCTGTAACCACTATAAACGCAGCTGTTGGAGGTGGAGCGATGGCTATTTTACTAAG TTACGTGATGAAAAAACGCAAGTTTGACATCGGTTATTTGGTCGATGGCATACTTGGTGCGCTTGTTTCAGTGACAG CCATATGTGCATATGCAAGTCTCTGGGCTGGCATGGCTATTGGTGTTATAGGAGCCACTATTTCTTGCCTTGGCTCAGAATTGATGCAGATATTAAAAGTTGATGACCCGGTTGGTGTGGTACCAGTTCATTTTCTGTCAGCTATATGGGGGATGTTGTCCGTTGGATTGTTCATCAAGAAAGATCCTTACGCACAAGCAAGTGATAGAAATG GTTTGTTCTATGGAGGTGGGGCGTACATTCTTGGTATACAGACGTTAGCAGTGGTTTCAATAATTATCTGGACGTCAGTATTATCcattattgtatttgtattaataGACTTGACTATAGGGCTACGTTTACCACTTAATGAAGAATTGTTAGGATCGGACATAGTTGAACACGGACTTCATTCAAACATTTCGTACGATAAATCCTCACGCAATGCTAGCAAAGACAGTGATGAGATTCATACACAAAAAAAGAAACCACGAAAGTtcagatttgtaaattttgtaaaaccGAAGAAAAAGAGACGATCAAAGGAAAGAATGAATGCCAAACATCGTAACGTCTCCCGCATACATGGAAATTCAAGGCGAGTATGTGAATCCCGCACATCTAGTACACCCTTGGAAATAACTGACAACTTTACGAATTCGACAGCAAACGAGATATTTATCAGGGATGATACTGACAGTGATTACCAAGGAGATGCCGTAGCTGCTGTCTCGTTCATGAACCTGAGAAACGGCGGGTTTATAGATGACGACGGGGTTAGGTCTCCAAACACCGGAGTAGCACAGCCACAGAGTTGCTTAGAGAACTGCCCCGATAAGATGAACGATTGCCATGTCAATGCATTAGATAACTGTACATTGGCTATTGGCGAAGTAATGACTAAGCGAGTGTCAATTCCTAAGGAAATATGGGGAGAGAACCACTCAGTGAATATTATCAATTATAAAAAAGATGGGAAAGAAATAACATTGATTGTATAA
- the LOC144443095 gene encoding putative ammonium transporter 2, translating to MANDDDEHFISRDDASWILTCAFIIFSMQSGFGLLESGSVSSKNEANIMVKNAIDVIFGGLSYWAFGYGLSFGVDKYSNPFCGVGDFFVDASDKHIGSLFSNYFFQASFATTATTIVSGAMAERTKLEAYIVFSFLNTFIYCIPCHWIWGKNGWLNQLRVIDIAGSGAVHLVGGTTGLIATLMLGPRYRRFEKDQDYSMGNPTNVLLGMFMLWWGWLGFNCGSSYGITGNKWILASRSAVTTINASVGGGSIAILLSYVMKKRKFDIGYLVNGVLGALVAVTAICAFASPWSGWVIGVIGAIISCLGTEMIETLKIDDPVGVVPVHFMSAIWGMLAVGLFIKRDHHGQSSEINGLLYGGGVYILGIQTLAVVAIIAWTSTSSFIVFKLIDWTIGLRLPLTDELLGADIAEHGLRPKTSDKRVPLAGYSRNETNKMCTSVRAQRNFSNRVSFKSKKKRSLQTRGDTPQSIFSIHRKNSKMYCDECRQSSTLSEVRDTTCSAIVKQENADSNTYFDTIADTSFLDLSNDGFIGDEGVNLSCVERTLPHRENCLQLNNKDDCCVDGVDRYTLPVNEVIVHQETIPPEIIKDNCLVNKIINYHKDGNEITLII from the exons ATGGCTAATGACGATGACGAACACTTCATCTCGAGAGATGATGCGTCTTGGATTTTAACCTGCGCTTTCATTATTTTCTCGATGCAGTCAGGATTTGGACTTCTTGAGTCAGGATCTGTTTCGTCAAAAAATGAAGCCAACATTATGGTTAAAAATGCCATAGATGTCATATTTGGCGGACTGTCGTATTGGGCCTTTGGCTATGGTCTAAGCTTTGGGGTCGATAAATACAGCAACCCTTTCTGTGGTGTTGGTGACTTTTTCGTTGATGCATCCGATAAACACATTGGGTCGCTATTTTCGAATTACTTTTTCCAAGCTTCATTTGCTACAACGGCTACAACCATCGTTAGTGGTGCAATGGCTGAACGTACAAAACTCGAAGCctatattgtattttcattcCTGAACACTTTTATCTACTGTATTCCTTGCCATTGGATTTGGGGAAAGAATGGATGGTTAAACCAACTACGTGTTATTGATATCGCAGGATCGGGAGCCGTTCATCTTGTTGGGGGTACAACTGGATTGATTGCCACTTTGATGCTCGGACCCAGATATCGGCGTTTTGAGAAAGATCAAGATTACAGCATGGGAAACCCAACAAACGTTCTCCTTGGCATGTTTATGTTGTG GTGGGGATGGCTTGGCTTTAACTGTGGAAGTTCGTATGGTATCACGGGAAATAAATGGATTTTGGCATCCAG ATCTGCAGTAACCACTATTAATGCATCGGTTGGAGGTGGTTCTATTGCTATCTTACTCAG TTATGTGATGAAAAAACGCAAGTTTGATATTGGCTATTTGGTTAATGGTGTGCTTGGTGCGCTCGTTGCCGTCACAg ccATATGTGCATTTGCAAGCCCTTGGAGTGGATGGGTTATAGGCGTAATTGGAGCCATTATTTCTTGCCTTGGCACAGAGATGATTGAGACATTAAAAATTGATGACCCGGTCGGTGTGGTTCCTGTTCATTTTATGTCAGCTATATGGGGAATGTTGGCTGTTGGATTATTTATTAAGAGGGATCATCATGGACAATCAAGCGAAATAAATG GTCTCTTGTATGGTGGTGGTGTCTACATTCTTGGAATACAGACATTAGCTGTGGTAGCAATAATCGCCTGGACGTCAACATCATCCTTCATTGTATTCAAGTTAATTGACTGGACAATAGGACTACGTTTACCACTTACTGACGAATTATTAGGAGCGGATATAGCTGAACACGGGCTTCGTCCTAAGACTTCTGACAAACGCGTTCCATTGGCTGGCTACTCTAGGAATGAAACGAATAAAATGTGTACATCTGTAAGGGCACAGCGAAACTTTTCAAATAGAGTATCTTTCAAATCGAAAAAGAAACGATCATTGCAAACAAGGGGTGATACACCCCAGAGCATCTTTAGCATACATAGAAAAAATAGTAAGATGTACTGTGATGAATGCCGCCAATCAAGCACACTTTCGGAAGTAAGAGATACTACTTGTTCAGCGATTGTGAAGCAGGAAAACGCTGATAGTAATACATATTTCGATACCATAGCTGATACCTCGTTCTTGGACTTGAGCAACGACGGGTTTATAGGTGATGAAGGGGTCAATTTATCATGCGTGGAGAGAACCCTGCCTCACCGCGAGAATTGCCTACAACTGAATAACAAAGATGACTGCTGCGTCGATGGGGTAGATAGATACACATTGCCTGTTAATGAAGTTATCGTTCATCAAGAGACTATTCCCCCAGAAATAATAAAAGACAACTGCTTAGTgaacaaaattataaattatcaCAAAGAtgggaatgaaataacattgatTATATGA
- the LOC144443094 gene encoding putative ammonium transporter 2: MVEVGNVTESVSMTVPINENNSFHNNESNSSEILERGWDDATWILTSAFIIFTMQSGFGLLESGSVSRKNEVNIMVKNAVDVIFGGLSYWMFGYGLSFGDDTGSNPFIGVGHFFVHDDDEDTFGSVYSSFFFHASFATTSTTIVSGAMAERTKLESYTLFSFINTFLYSIPTRWVWAPTGWLRHLGVVDIAGASCVHLVGGVTGLVATVMLKPRTGRFGETSLRNQITAMGVPTNAIFGMFMLWWGWLGFNCGSTYGITGSKWKLAARSAVTTVTCSVGGGIAGTGLSYIFKKRTFSIVYLINGILGSLVSGTALCALAHPWEGLLIGAVGGLISCTGTELMTKLKIDDPVGVVPVHGFAAIWGLIAVGLFVRKDKLGVFYGGEFYMLGVQTLAVVVVILWTLVTSFIILKLLDITVGLRINIQEEMLGSDIVEHALNATYDKKSGELRNLEGEIIEIVQQNGDDLYNHGLRRLSGAVAMRIPREILHSAANLGHSSFQPDCQEHQSVTSLGKYNHRLSVMTVSSLRRVSPIDDLSSVISLGETVKRISDGNIEFEQFSRNKLSGEEDGHISTLFNVPTHYKK, translated from the exons ATGGTGGAAGTTGGCAACGTTACCGAATCTGTCTCCATGACGGTCCCTAtcaatgaaaacaattcatttcacaataacgaaagtaacaGCAGCGAGATTCTTGAAAGAGGTTGGGACGATGCTACTTGGATCCTGACGAGTgctttcatcatttttacaatgcAGTCCGGATTTGGGCTTCTTGAATCCGGGTCTGTATCGAGAAAGAATGAAGTTAACATCATGGTTAAAAATGCCGTTGATGTAATATTTGGTGGTTTGTCGTATTGGATGTTCGGCTACGGACTTAGCTTTGGCGACGACACAGGCTCGAATCCATTCATTGGCGTTGGACATTTCTTCGTTCATGATGATGACGAGGACACTTTTGGAAGCGTATATTCCAGTTTCTTTTTTCATGCATCCTTCGCCACCACGTCAACGACAATAGTTAGTGGAGCTATGGCAGAACGTACCAAGTTAGAATCCTACACACTTTTCTCTTTCATAAATACATTCCTGTATTCCATCCCTACAAGATGGGTTTGGGCGCCAACTGGATGGTTGCGTCATCTTGGAGTAGTGGACATAGCTGGGGCTAGCTGTGTCCATCTGGTCGGAGGCGTTACTGGTCTAGTTGCAACGGTCATGCTCAAGCCTAGGACTGGTCGATTTGGAGAAACGTCTCTACGGAACCAGATAACAGCAATGGGCGTACCAACGAACGCCATTTTCGGGATGTTCATGCTTTG GTGGGGATGGCTTGGTTTTAACTGTGGCAGTACGTATGGTATAACAGGTTCAAAATGGAAGTTAGCTGCGAG ATCAGCAGTGACGACCGTTACATGCTCAGTTGGCGGAGGTATAGCTGGAACAGGTTTAAG TTACATTTTTAAGAAAAGGACGTTCAGTATTGTGTATCTGATAAACGGAATTCTGGGATCCCTCGTATCCGGCACGG CTCTTTGCGCTTTGGCTCACCCCTGGGAAGGTTTACTTATCGGTGCAGTGGGAGGTTTAATCTCTTGTACTGGTACGGAGTTGATGACAAAACTCAAGATAGATGACCCGGTAGGTGTTGTGCCTGTCCATGGTTTTGCAGCAATATGGGGTCTGATCGCTGTCGGCCTGTTTGTACGCAAGGACAAACTTG GGGTGTTCTATGGAGGAGAATTTTACATGTTAGGTGTACAAACCCTGGCCGTTGTTGTCGTTATTCTATGGACATTGGTTACATCCtttataattctaaaactactagACATCACAGTGGGTCTTCGAATTAATATCCAGGAAGAAATGCTAGGTTCAGACATCGTCGAGCATGCGCTGAACGCCACGTACGATAAGAAATCGGGAGAACTTAGAAACCTTGAAGGCGAAATCATCGAAATAGTGCAACAGAATGGGGATGACTTGTATAACCATGGTCTTCGTCGACTCTCCGGTGCTGTCGCGATGAGAATACCGAGGGAAATACTACACAGTGCTGCTAATTTGGGGCATTCTTCGTTTCAACCCGATTGCCAAGAACATCAATCTGTAACATCACTGGGGAAATATAACCACAGGTTAAGTGTTATGACTGTTAGCAGCTTACGGCGAGTTTCACCTATCGATGATTTGTCCTCGGTTATTTCTCTTGGCGAGACAGTGAAGCGAATTTCCGATGGcaatattgaatttgaacaGTTTTCTCGAAACAAACTGTCAGGTGAAGAAGACGGTCACATATCTACACTTTTCAACGTCCCTACACACTATAAAAAGTAG